In Pseudobacter ginsenosidimutans, the following are encoded in one genomic region:
- a CDS encoding peroxiredoxin family protein — MRRIMLATAACCFYAAGLLAQSKTDSALIEKQELELKQALADADRKLEERQKLYQEVQNKKVKYDTIGLAQYRFEMAQLKQERRLQAIEFVKAHPDYKVSVDALKDVVGHLPDNIVAYNKLFNRLSKSVRKSKEGLELKKSIDGFMAVRTGAKAPLFSSTDTAGHAVDLKGFRGKYVLIDFWASWCYPCRDENPNLVKAFEKYKNRNFTVLGVSLDQPGKHDAWTKAIKDDGLTWQHVSDLKYWKNEVALLYSVRSIPQNFLLDPKGKIIAANLRGEELHRKLQELLPH, encoded by the coding sequence ATGAGGAGAATAATGCTGGCAACAGCAGCCTGCTGCTTCTATGCAGCAGGTCTGCTGGCGCAATCGAAAACGGATTCTGCATTGATAGAAAAACAAGAGCTGGAACTGAAACAGGCACTGGCCGATGCAGACAGGAAACTGGAAGAGCGTCAGAAACTTTATCAGGAAGTGCAAAACAAGAAAGTGAAATATGATACCATCGGACTGGCCCAATACCGTTTTGAAATGGCGCAACTCAAGCAGGAACGAAGGTTACAGGCTATCGAATTTGTGAAAGCACACCCTGATTACAAGGTGAGCGTTGATGCCCTGAAAGACGTGGTTGGTCATCTTCCAGACAATATCGTTGCTTACAACAAATTATTCAACAGGCTCAGCAAGTCTGTTCGCAAGAGTAAAGAAGGACTGGAGCTTAAGAAATCCATCGATGGCTTCATGGCCGTGCGTACCGGCGCTAAAGCCCCGTTATTTTCGTCAACCGATACTGCCGGCCATGCAGTTGATCTGAAAGGCTTCAGGGGAAAATATGTTCTGATCGATTTCTGGGCAAGCTGGTGCTATCCCTGCAGGGATGAAAACCCCAACCTGGTGAAAGCATTTGAAAAATACAAAAACAGGAATTTCACTGTACTCGGTGTTTCACTGGATCAGCCCGGTAAACATGATGCCTGGACCAAAGCCATCAAAGACGACGGGCTTACCTGGCAGCATGTTTCCGATCTCAAATACTGGAAAAATGAAGTGGCTTTGTTGTACAGCGTACGTTCCATTCCACAGAACTTCCTGCTGGATCCGAAAGGAAAAATCATTGCAGCCAATCTGAGAGGAGAGGAGCTGCACCGGAAATTACAAGAATTGCTCCCACATTAA
- a CDS encoding zinc-dependent metalloprotease, whose amino-acid sequence MSKMNILPIVLMMGLPSFALAQKKGAVKNNTAVKDSIPKVENTKTADGLKPYDEVITKKAVSRSGMFRIHQIDEQYFFEIPDSLLNRDILVVNRISKAPAGLRPNLNVYAGDQVAENVIRFEKGPNNRIFMKRMIFREKSADSTENGMYRSVLNSSLQPIVASFPVKALGKDSSSYVLDLTSFIQTENEILHFGPEAKKGLALGAIQTDKSYVVSINAFPINVEVKTMRTYMPAAPGSTLPATYELNSSLVLLPAVPMQPRFADARVGFFSRGIVDFDAEPQRVSSRYYATRWRLEPKPEDRAKYLRGELVEPQKPIIYYIDPATPKKWVPYLIAGVNDWQAAFEQAGFRNAIKALPAPENDSTWSIDDARHNVIVYKPSAIANASGPHVHDPRSGEIIETHINWYHNIMALVHDWYMIQAGAIDPRARTMQFDDELMGQLIRFVSSHEVGHTLGLMHNYGSSSTVPVEKLRDKKYVEEHGHTPSIMDYARFNYVAQPEDKISERGIFPRIGAYDKWAIQWGYRWLPQFTSADAETPYLNQLIIDSLGKNNQLFFGFEMDAYDPRSQSEDLGDDAVLASTYGIKNLQRILPQLPEWTRKPNEGYENLREMSAQLFRQYNLYMAHVLKTVGGSYTTPKSVEQAGPVFEPVPYKKQKEAMKFLDNYLWNIPEWLSNDQSFQLTGSTAEPFFGTIQFTAISRLLGSGTLINFIKNENRYKDRKLYTCTEFLTDLRKSVWTELYSGKSIGLNRRNLQRTYIDAAFTAFRAVNEIVGRNSGNGLQLYINPDPTKSDVASLMRRHLLMLKKDIATAIPYQTGFAKDHLENIVARIDKALKEGNEIPK is encoded by the coding sequence ATGTCAAAAATGAACATCCTTCCCATCGTTCTGATGATGGGCTTACCCTCTTTTGCGCTGGCCCAAAAGAAAGGCGCGGTGAAAAACAATACAGCCGTCAAAGATTCCATTCCGAAAGTGGAAAACACGAAAACCGCAGATGGCCTGAAGCCTTATGACGAAGTGATCACAAAGAAAGCTGTCAGCAGATCCGGTATGTTCCGCATCCATCAGATTGATGAACAATATTTCTTCGAAATCCCTGACAGCCTGTTGAACCGCGATATCCTGGTGGTGAACCGCATCTCCAAAGCGCCAGCAGGGCTTCGTCCAAACCTGAATGTCTATGCCGGTGATCAGGTAGCCGAGAACGTTATACGCTTCGAGAAAGGGCCCAACAACCGCATCTTCATGAAGCGAATGATCTTCCGCGAGAAATCTGCGGACAGCACCGAGAACGGCATGTACAGATCTGTGCTCAATTCAAGCCTGCAGCCCATTGTGGCATCCTTTCCCGTAAAAGCACTGGGAAAAGACAGCAGTTCTTATGTACTGGACCTGACCTCTTTCATTCAAACCGAGAACGAGATCCTGCATTTTGGCCCCGAAGCGAAAAAAGGACTGGCCCTCGGCGCCATTCAAACAGACAAATCATATGTAGTGAGCATCAACGCATTTCCCATCAACGTGGAAGTGAAAACCATGCGTACCTATATGCCCGCTGCACCAGGTTCCACTCTGCCTGCCACCTATGAGCTCAACAGCTCCCTGGTGTTGCTGCCTGCTGTTCCCATGCAGCCACGCTTTGCCGATGCAAGGGTTGGCTTCTTCTCCAGGGGAATTGTAGACTTCGATGCAGAGCCGCAACGCGTTTCCTCCCGCTACTACGCCACACGCTGGCGCCTGGAGCCAAAGCCGGAAGACCGCGCAAAATATCTGCGTGGCGAACTGGTAGAACCTCAGAAACCCATCATCTATTATATCGATCCCGCCACGCCGAAAAAATGGGTGCCCTATCTCATCGCCGGGGTGAACGACTGGCAGGCAGCATTCGAACAGGCTGGTTTCAGGAATGCCATCAAAGCATTGCCCGCACCGGAAAACGACAGCACCTGGAGCATCGACGATGCCAGGCATAATGTAATAGTGTACAAACCTTCAGCCATCGCAAATGCAAGCGGACCGCATGTGCACGATCCACGCAGCGGGGAGATCATCGAAACGCATATCAACTGGTACCACAATATCATGGCGCTGGTGCACGACTGGTACATGATCCAGGCAGGAGCCATCGACCCGCGCGCACGCACCATGCAGTTCGACGATGAACTGATGGGGCAGCTCATCCGCTTCGTATCTTCTCACGAGGTAGGACATACGCTCGGGCTCATGCACAACTATGGTTCCAGCTCTACCGTGCCTGTAGAAAAACTCCGTGACAAAAAATATGTGGAAGAGCACGGACATACACCTTCCATCATGGATTATGCCCGTTTCAATTATGTAGCGCAACCGGAAGACAAGATCTCCGAACGCGGCATCTTCCCGCGCATCGGCGCATACGACAAATGGGCCATCCAATGGGGCTACCGCTGGTTGCCACAATTCACTTCTGCCGACGCAGAAACTCCTTACCTTAATCAACTGATCATCGACAGCCTGGGCAAAAACAATCAACTCTTCTTCGGTTTCGAAATGGATGCCTACGATCCACGCTCTCAAAGCGAAGACCTTGGAGACGATGCCGTACTCGCCAGCACCTATGGCATCAAAAACCTCCAGCGCATCCTGCCTCAACTGCCTGAATGGACACGCAAACCCAATGAAGGATACGAGAACCTGCGCGAAATGAGCGCGCAATTATTCCGTCAGTATAATCTCTACATGGCCCATGTACTGAAAACTGTGGGAGGTTCTTATACCACGCCGAAAAGTGTTGAGCAAGCTGGTCCTGTTTTCGAGCCCGTACCCTACAAGAAACAGAAAGAAGCTATGAAGTTCCTGGACAATTATCTTTGGAATATTCCCGAATGGCTTAGCAACGACCAAAGCTTCCAGCTTACCGGCTCCACTGCCGAGCCTTTTTTCGGCACTATCCAGTTTACAGCAATTTCACGACTGCTCGGCTCCGGCACGCTGATCAATTTCATCAAAAACGAGAACAGGTATAAAGACAGGAAGCTGTACACTTGTACAGAATTCCTCACTGATCTGCGCAAGAGTGTTTGGACGGAGCTCTATTCCGGTAAATCTATCGGCCTGAACAGGCGCAACCTCCAGAGGACCTATATCGATGCGGCTTTTACAGCATTCCGTGCGGTAAATGAGATCGTAGGAAGGAACAGTGGCAATGGTTTACAATTGTACATTAATCCTGATCCCACCAAATCCGATGTGGCCAGCCTGATGCGCAGGCATTTACTGATGCTGAAGAAGGATATCGCCACTGCAATTCCTTACCAGACCGGCTTTGCAAAAGACCATCTGGAAAATATCGTAGCCCGGATAGACAAGGCGCTCAAAGAAGGGAACGAAATTCCGAAATAA
- a CDS encoding RNA recognition motif domain-containing protein gives MTIQVHNLSADMTDRQLRKIFETFGVVVTATVSRNQFNGRSNRHGLVEMLKLADGENAINSLDRSIIDGKIISVSVSNEY, from the coding sequence ATGACGATTCAGGTTCATAATCTAAGCGCGGACATGACTGACCGGCAATTGAGAAAGATATTCGAAACTTTTGGTGTTGTAGTAACTGCCACTGTTTCCCGCAATCAATTCAATGGCCGCTCCAACAGGCATGGACTGGTTGAGATGTTGAAACTGGCCGACGGAGAAAATGCCATCAATTCACTGGACAGATCTATCATTGACGGAAAGATCATTTCAGTTTCAGTCTCTAATGAATACTGA
- a CDS encoding glycoside hydrolase family 130 protein, producing the protein MKLQVKRFDLRLNPDVKKVIPRFFNTGAERSLALINRVMQLSKNEVQELLQHLLAEFQDRYSNIQLVFENHYEAVQHLIPSPQQPAISYEMKLLIGSYFTMEYSLEHAALFNPSIVEDPDQSGAGEGEKNVILSFRATGEGHVSSLVFKRAKLTSSAGIQFDPPGKYMNPGKVIKSENGYELHFEPGSLLSERVIFPVSFSEKNGIEDARFTRFINEDGSGIYLATYTAYDGTFIIPHLIETQDFLHFKMTPLQGKTAINKNLALFPRKVNGQYVMISRIDGVNNYIMFSDDLYRWDNAILLQRPENPWEFVQIGNAGSPLETPEGWLMITHGVGPMRKYCLGASLLDLNDPTKELGRLKEPLLMPEEEERYGYVPNVVYSCGTIIHGDQLFIPYAVSDYATSFATVPLKDLLALLR; encoded by the coding sequence ATGAAGCTCCAGGTAAAAAGGTTCGATCTGAGATTGAACCCTGACGTTAAGAAAGTAATCCCACGTTTTTTTAATACAGGCGCGGAAAGGTCACTGGCATTGATCAACAGGGTAATGCAGCTTTCGAAAAATGAAGTACAGGAATTGCTGCAGCATCTTCTCGCAGAATTCCAGGACCGCTACTCAAATATTCAGCTGGTTTTTGAAAATCATTATGAAGCGGTACAACATCTGATCCCGTCTCCTCAGCAACCAGCTATTTCCTACGAGATGAAACTGCTCATCGGTTCTTACTTCACCATGGAATATTCCCTGGAACATGCAGCCTTGTTCAATCCTTCGATTGTAGAAGACCCGGACCAGTCGGGAGCAGGCGAAGGAGAAAAGAATGTGATACTGAGCTTCAGGGCCACGGGGGAAGGCCATGTATCTTCCCTTGTATTCAAACGTGCGAAACTCACCAGCAGTGCAGGTATCCAATTCGATCCCCCGGGCAAATACATGAATCCCGGCAAAGTGATCAAGTCGGAGAATGGTTACGAATTGCATTTCGAACCCGGATCATTATTATCCGAGCGTGTGATCTTCCCCGTTAGCTTCTCTGAAAAAAATGGAATTGAAGACGCCAGGTTCACCCGGTTCATTAACGAAGACGGATCTGGTATTTACCTGGCAACCTATACAGCTTATGATGGAACATTCATCATTCCCCATCTCATAGAGACCCAGGATTTCCTGCATTTCAAAATGACTCCGCTCCAGGGAAAGACAGCCATCAACAAGAACCTCGCTTTATTCCCAAGAAAGGTCAATGGCCAGTATGTGATGATCTCCCGTATCGATGGCGTGAACAATTATATCATGTTCTCGGATGATCTTTACCGTTGGGACAATGCCATCTTATTGCAAAGGCCGGAAAATCCCTGGGAGTTTGTTCAGATTGGCAATGCAGGCTCACCGTTGGAAACACCGGAAGGCTGGCTGATGATCACGCACGGAGTAGGGCCCATGCGCAAATACTGCCTGGGAGCCAGTTTGCTGGACCTTAATGATCCTACCAAAGAATTGGGCAGATTGAAAGAGCCATTGCTGATGCCTGAAGAAGAAGAGAGATATGGTTATGTGCCGAATGTTGTGTACTCCTGCGGCACCATCATTCATGGAGATCAGTTGTTCATTCCCTATGCAGTATCTGATTACGCTACTTCATTTGCCACCGTTCCGCTCAAAGACCTGCTGGCTTTACTCCGATAA
- a CDS encoding glycosyltransferase — MASNTIPFRSDQMPDLNFKHIVNLTDLTGIIQHALFSMPNRKEGYCIDDNARALFFTVLACKFNRKDEIAQSLLPVYLGFIHFMQSDDGYFCNFLTYAKEITEHRGSEDSFGRTMMALGFLINEGPSHFAVKTGQEIFAKAYPHVSSLVSIRGMANSIIGICQYIKYHYPDDRKTEMVVTLSDKMIAMYKASKRPGWSWFEPVLTYDNAMLPLALLNAYEITQDEEYLTIGLEAMAFLESKVFVDDKCRPVGNRGWYERGGKPAQFDQQGIDVMAMVLLYQQAFRITRDDQYLQRMQQAYQWFIGENDLGLSLYDTSTGGCADGLQEDAVNLNQGAESTLAYWISHMVVVLGLSE; from the coding sequence ATGGCAAGTAATACAATTCCCTTCCGGAGTGATCAGATGCCTGATCTGAACTTCAAGCATATCGTCAATCTCACAGACCTAACAGGGATCATTCAGCATGCATTGTTCTCCATGCCTAACCGAAAAGAAGGCTACTGTATAGATGATAATGCCCGTGCACTTTTTTTCACAGTGCTGGCCTGTAAGTTTAACAGGAAAGATGAAATTGCTCAATCCTTACTTCCGGTATATTTAGGATTCATCCATTTCATGCAATCGGATGACGGCTATTTCTGTAATTTCCTTACTTACGCCAAGGAGATCACTGAACACAGGGGATCGGAAGATTCCTTCGGAAGAACGATGATGGCGCTGGGTTTCCTGATCAATGAGGGCCCTTCGCATTTTGCCGTGAAAACAGGACAGGAAATATTTGCGAAAGCATATCCGCATGTAAGTAGTCTGGTTTCCATCAGGGGTATGGCAAATTCGATCATCGGAATTTGCCAGTACATCAAATATCATTACCCGGATGACCGGAAAACAGAAATGGTGGTTACACTTTCCGATAAGATGATTGCCATGTATAAAGCGAGCAAAAGACCTGGCTGGAGCTGGTTTGAACCGGTTCTCACCTACGACAACGCGATGCTGCCGCTGGCACTCCTGAATGCGTACGAGATCACACAGGATGAAGAATACCTGACGATCGGTCTGGAAGCAATGGCATTCCTGGAATCGAAAGTTTTTGTAGACGATAAATGCAGACCGGTGGGTAACAGAGGTTGGTATGAACGCGGCGGAAAGCCTGCTCAATTTGACCAGCAGGGTATCGATGTTATGGCGATGGTTTTGCTGTACCAGCAAGCTTTCAGGATCACCAGGGATGATCAATACCTGCAACGCATGCAGCAAGCTTACCAATGGTTCATCGGAGAGAACGATCTGGGTTTGTCCCTCTATGATACATCCACGGGAGGCTGTGCAGACGGTTTACAGGAAGATGCCGTGAATCTGAATCAGGGCGCTGAAAGTACCCTGGCCTACTGGATCTCACATATGGTAGTGGTCCTTGGTTTATCGGAGTAA
- a CDS encoding glycosyltransferase, producing the protein MSIADRFSSILFISTFPPLKCGIASFTNDLIKSIGDDIRNDTEIVICALDKVNTLKDYERPVTMVMDGHSIDSCIETARAVNQDPAIGLVCIEHEFGLYGGEMGSHLLRFLSFLEKPFIIRFHTVLPSPVPKRLQLVRTIGLLAEKVIVMTANSAKLLIEDYQLEPEKISIIPHGTHQNSSVHPEELKKKYSLEDKLVLTTFGLLSPNKGVENGILAMKKIRLKYPQSVYIVLGLTHPNLLLQEGERYRQSLQALIDEHDLQENVRLVNEYVPTEMLMEYLTLTDVYLFTSKDPNQAVSGTFLYAMSAGCAIISNDFVLAKEMLDEHTGIIIEPGQELALAQSALFLLQNKDIRTEMGRQAFLKTRNTPWNIVAEKHLELFDQLFRKPTQEVASSFYWMN; encoded by the coding sequence ATGTCTATAGCCGACCGGTTTTCCAGTATTCTTTTTATCAGCACTTTTCCTCCATTGAAATGCGGCATCGCCAGTTTTACAAACGATCTCATTAAGTCTATCGGTGATGATATCAGGAATGATACTGAAATAGTGATCTGTGCCCTCGATAAAGTGAACACATTGAAAGATTATGAACGCCCGGTAACAATGGTAATGGATGGACATTCCATCGATTCCTGTATCGAAACAGCGCGTGCAGTAAACCAGGATCCCGCTATCGGACTGGTTTGTATTGAACATGAGTTCGGGTTGTATGGTGGTGAAATGGGATCGCATTTATTGAGATTCCTCTCGTTCCTGGAAAAACCATTCATCATCCGGTTTCATACTGTACTGCCCTCCCCTGTTCCGAAAAGACTACAACTGGTAAGAACAATAGGATTGCTGGCAGAAAAAGTAATTGTGATGACAGCCAATTCAGCGAAACTGTTGATCGAAGATTATCAGTTAGAACCTGAAAAGATCAGCATCATTCCGCATGGCACGCACCAGAACAGTTCGGTGCATCCGGAAGAGCTGAAAAAGAAATACAGCCTGGAAGACAAACTGGTACTTACAACATTCGGGCTGCTGAGTCCTAACAAAGGCGTTGAGAACGGGATCCTTGCCATGAAAAAGATCAGGCTGAAATACCCTCAATCGGTTTACATCGTATTGGGACTCACTCACCCCAACCTGTTATTGCAGGAAGGTGAAAGATACAGGCAGTCATTACAGGCATTGATAGATGAACATGACCTGCAGGAAAATGTACGGCTGGTGAACGAATATGTTCCAACAGAAATGCTGATGGAATACCTGACATTGACAGATGTTTACCTTTTCACTTCCAAAGATCCCAACCAGGCTGTCAGCGGAACCTTCCTGTACGCGATGAGCGCCGGGTGCGCCATCATTTCCAACGACTTTGTACTGGCGAAAGAAATGCTGGACGAGCACACAGGTATCATCATCGAACCAGGCCAGGAACTGGCACTTGCTCAAAGCGCCCTGTTCCTGCTTCAAAACAAAGATATCAGAACTGAGATGGGCCGTCAGGCATTCCTGAAAACCAGGAATACTCCCTGGAATATCGTTGCAGAGAAACACCTGGAGCTGTTCGACCAATTGTTTCGGAAACCAACCCAGGAAGTTGCATCAAGTTTTTATTGGATGAATTAA
- a CDS encoding fatty acid desaturase family protein: MGGNSFIWKQKHNIIHHTYTNIDGVDDDIAKSPFIRMCSSQPWVPAHRIQHLYTPLLYAFSSMIWILFQDFEKYFRKKIVNTPLSRMSSNDHLIFWISKVLYILFYIIIPVVLMGWQSWLLFFVCLHIGLGLTLSIVFQLAHVVEETEFDAVGANGKNIDNEWAMHQVRTTANFSPNSKIIAWFAGGLNYQIEHHLFPRISHIHYPAISKLVRSKCAAFQLPYNNLPTFGAAVVSHFRFIKTLGRKPEM, translated from the coding sequence ATTGGGGGCAATAGTTTCATCTGGAAACAAAAGCACAATATCATTCACCACACTTATACCAATATAGACGGCGTTGATGATGATATTGCCAAAAGCCCTTTCATCCGGATGTGCAGCTCACAGCCATGGGTACCCGCACATAGGATACAACATCTATATACTCCCCTGCTGTATGCATTCAGTTCCATGATCTGGATACTCTTCCAGGATTTTGAGAAATATTTCAGAAAGAAAATAGTGAACACACCTCTTTCAAGGATGTCTTCCAATGATCACCTGATATTCTGGATCAGCAAGGTCCTCTATATCTTGTTTTACATTATTATCCCTGTTGTGCTGATGGGATGGCAATCCTGGTTACTGTTTTTTGTGTGTTTACATATCGGGTTGGGATTGACTTTGTCCATCGTATTCCAATTGGCGCATGTGGTGGAGGAAACAGAGTTTGATGCTGTTGGCGCCAACGGTAAGAATATCGACAATGAATGGGCTATGCACCAGGTGAGAACAACAGCAAACTTCTCGCCCAATAGCAAGATCATAGCCTGGTTTGCAGGAGGGTTGAATTACCAGATAGAGCATCATCTGTTTCCCCGCATCAGTCATATACATTATCCGGCCATCAGTAAACTGGTGAGATCGAAATGTGCGGCGTTTCAGTTGCCTTACAACAATCTTCCTACTTTCGGAGCTGCAGTAGTTTCTCATTTCAGATTCATAAAAACATTGGGAAGAAAACCTGAAATGTGA
- a CDS encoding DUF5723 family protein, which produces MKKHYLVFCFLLTITGTIQSQTFPGYRTGNYTGVNGVVFNPANIADNRYKWDVNIFAINGFAGTDQSGLRFKDITRSFNADSLKSRLLTGNDHINSLAYVDILGPSVMFGITPKTSLAFTTRSRVFANGSDINGNLANALINGGTTTTDLPFSIDNNNMLVHATGWTEIGASVGQVLTPKNSRNFFKAGISLKYLAGTADSYLSANNFSGTINGSGNNYLTGTTGSLSLNTTDANFSDYKFKDFFKFNGHGVSGDIGFVYEWRPAADYSMYETDRFANKYKLKIAASLLDVGRINFNRSNNEAANYTVNIPESEAFELNRFKDKSVKEYKSILDESPYFSGTPVSNSYKITLPTTIHAEIDYMIGSGFGVNAAGQFTTNKKNSLSLYYYNAYSLTPRWENSLFSVEIPMSYNELTQFNAGLAFRVGPFFIGSGTALSALVHDSRQADLHVGFHFGMTHKKKIKPDRDRDGVYDDVDKCPDIAGLARYDGCPIPDTDGDGINDEMDSCKTLPGVERYNGCPVPDTDGDGINDEEDSCKDVSGLKKFNGCPDTDGDNIMDKDDKCPTVAGTEKYGGCPVPDTDKDGVNDDDDLCPNEPGPASSRGCPVEKIVVQITADFKNILFDFGKATIRSESDSILSKAARTMTEQIGNSDFYIDGYTDNKGSAAFNKKLSTARAQAVANALIVNGVDKSRIKVRGFGKDNPICDNKTEEGRQCNRRVEVVIRNVNQKEEQKSIRINP; this is translated from the coding sequence ATGAAAAAACATTACTTAGTCTTTTGTTTTTTGTTGACGATTACAGGCACAATTCAATCACAAACCTTTCCTGGTTACAGAACCGGGAATTATACAGGTGTAAACGGAGTAGTATTTAATCCCGCAAACATAGCGGATAACCGGTACAAGTGGGACGTTAACATTTTCGCCATCAATGGATTCGCAGGCACAGATCAATCGGGACTTCGATTCAAGGATATCACGCGTTCTTTCAATGCTGATTCGTTAAAATCAAGACTGTTGACAGGGAACGATCACATCAATAGCCTGGCTTATGTTGATATATTAGGGCCTTCAGTGATGTTCGGAATTACTCCAAAAACCTCCCTGGCATTCACTACCCGCTCACGTGTATTTGCCAATGGCAGTGACATCAATGGCAATCTTGCGAATGCTCTTATCAATGGCGGAACAACTACAACTGATCTTCCTTTCTCCATTGATAATAATAACATGCTGGTGCACGCAACTGGCTGGACTGAAATCGGTGCTTCAGTGGGCCAGGTGTTGACTCCGAAAAACAGCCGCAACTTTTTCAAGGCAGGTATCTCCCTGAAATACCTGGCCGGGACGGCTGATTCTTATTTGTCTGCCAATAATTTTTCAGGAACAATCAATGGTTCCGGGAATAACTATCTGACCGGAACTACAGGATCACTTTCATTGAATACCACTGATGCAAACTTCAGTGATTACAAATTCAAAGATTTTTTCAAATTCAATGGTCATGGTGTAAGCGGTGATATTGGATTTGTTTACGAATGGCGACCAGCAGCTGACTATTCGATGTATGAAACAGACCGTTTTGCAAATAAGTATAAATTGAAGATCGCGGCTTCTTTATTGGATGTCGGCAGGATCAATTTCAACAGGAGCAATAATGAAGCAGCCAATTATACAGTGAATATCCCGGAAAGTGAAGCTTTTGAACTCAACAGGTTTAAAGACAAATCAGTAAAAGAATACAAGTCTATACTGGATGAAAGTCCATATTTTTCCGGCACTCCTGTCAGTAATTCTTATAAGATAACCCTGCCCACTACAATTCATGCAGAGATCGATTATATGATCGGTAGCGGGTTTGGGGTCAATGCTGCTGGTCAGTTTACAACCAACAAAAAGAATTCACTCTCTCTCTATTATTATAATGCTTACAGTTTAACGCCAAGATGGGAAAACAGCCTGTTCAGCGTTGAGATCCCCATGAGCTATAATGAGCTGACACAATTCAATGCTGGTCTGGCTTTCAGGGTGGGTCCATTCTTCATCGGTTCCGGAACTGCTCTTTCTGCGCTGGTGCACGACTCCAGGCAGGCTGATCTGCATGTCGGATTTCACTTCGGGATGACACACAAAAAGAAGATCAAACCAGACAGGGATCGTGACGGTGTTTACGATGATGTTGATAAATGTCCGGACATTGCTGGTCTTGCCCGTTATGACGGTTGCCCGATCCCTGACACTGATGGAGATGGCATTAATGATGAAATGGATTCTTGTAAAACATTGCCCGGCGTAGAAAGATACAATGGTTGCCCGGTACCCGATACTGATGGGGATGGTATTAATGATGAAGAAGATTCCTGTAAAGATGTTTCCGGTTTAAAGAAATTCAATGGATGCCCTGATACAGATGGTGATAATATAATGGACAAAGATGATAAATGTCCAACGGTAGCAGGTACTGAAAAATATGGCGGTTGCCCGGTTCCCGACACGGATAAAGACGGTGTGAATGACGACGATGATCTTTGTCCAAACGAGCCGGGGCCTGCATCTTCAAGAGGCTGTCCGGTGGAAAAGATTGTGGTTCAGATTACAGCCGACTTCAAGAATATCCTGTTTGATTTTGGTAAGGCAACCATCAGGAGTGAATCAGACTCCATTTTGAGCAAAGCTGCAAGGACGATGACAGAGCAGATTGGAAACTCCGATTTCTATATCGATGGCTACACTGATAATAAGGGAAGCGCAGCCTTCAATAAGAAATTATCAACGGCAAGGGCACAGGCAGTGGCAAATGCACTTATTGTCAACGGTGTGGATAAGTCACGCATCAAGGTCCGCGGATTCGGAAAGGATAATCCTATTTGCGATAATAAAACGGAAGAAGGCAGGCAATGCAACAGAAGAGTTGAAGTTGTGATAAGGAATGTAAACCAAAAAGAAGAACAAAAGAGTATTAGAATTAACCCATAA